gctgggtttttattAAACTTGTCCTTTAATaccataaagcaaactcaaaacctaAATAACTCTAAtataaattgaacaaatgtcaggtcaatCAAACGCTGAGGAGGCATGTCCCTCTCCTCACTTGTCCAGctcttctttgctgggtttttgtACCTATCCCCGCACTAATCAGTTTATCCCCTGAATCTTCATTTTCGGTCATCGCGATTTGCCTAACCCTCTTGAGTCACCCTCTTGAACTAGGCCATTGTCCTATAGGGCACAAAGAGCATAATCCTTTCAACTAAGGATTAAGGCGATTTTACCAGAGGTGGCCAGAATCATCAAGAAATGATTTAGGCCAAAAActcatttttgtcaaaaaatgacttaggccattattttaataaggTGACGATGTGTATTCAGAGGGCTTTGCcctaaaagtaaaaatacttaACTACATACAGTGCCTTGTATGGATGGACACCAAAACAGGAATTTAGACACCACAAAAGCCTAATTTCTGCAGCTTTGTGTTTATATTCTCTTTTATTAACATGACACAAACTGGAGACATGATGTGTAACTACACACCAACAAAAACACCAGACCATCGTCATTCTGCGGCACCATGTAGACTTTATTTTCAGGCCTTATAACCACACAGCTTCTATAGTACCATTAATAAAACCAAGAAATAAATAGTGTATAATACTACGGGAGCACATTGAAAAGGACACACATTAATATGTTACACATTTACCTTTCACCAGTACAGGACAGGTGTTTTTAAAATGGCAGCTTGTGCATCTGAATTCATGCACATGCAGAACGGTTGTTCCGCATGTCATCAAAAAATATTACATCAGGTCATAATTATTTGGCGTATAACTGTGATATTTATCAGTAATAGTTAGACTGTGATTCTGTTAACTCGTACAACAGATAGCTTTAAATAACAACTACTGATCACTGGTTAAAATGGTGTCTCATAGTGTAGTTTGGCCTCTTTCAAGCAGACTTCCAGTTAATGTGTTTGCCTGAATCTTGTCGGTTTAAATAATGTTCACCCGTCCTGTGAATAAAACAGTCCAGCAGCTAAAATGTAAAAGTGGATATTCCCATGTTTGTGACAGTCCCTGAACACTCCTTATCCCTGTAGTTTGTCCAGACTTCAGCCGAACCCTTCATGTCGGGCTGCAGGAGAAATCAGTGCTTTAGTGAGTGTGAAAAAGTGTTTCAGTCCACTTTTCCTTCAGAACGTTCTAAACAAACAGGGTCTGCAGTCTGTAAGTTCTCATGGCGGACAGGTTGCTCTGCCTCTACCCGTCCAGAGGATTCCCCAGGTATACCATGGTGACTTCAGTGTTTCCATagacagcagagacagcagGGTACAGGCAGGCTTTGGGCAGTCCACGGAACGCTATTCCAAGAAACTCAAAACCTCTCTCGAAGGCTAATGTCTTGTCGTCCATGTCCAAGATCACTCGTATTCTCTCTCCGATCTGTGAACAAATGCAGTCACATCCGATTAGAGAAAAAATACCCTGAAATTAAGACATGTCTAAAAAGGCAGCAGCAATAAGTTACATAATAAAAGGAAAGCAGAACTAATGAAAAGTAGACAGAGAGCAGTAAAACATTTGATTCATGACAACAGTCCAGTCGAGTTAAACTGCTGAACCAGTTGTGTCGGTGGAGTCAAATTCATGATTTGATAAACAGAAAGTTATTATCTGCCACTTTTGCCATGGTTTCAATATCACACCTGCCATGCTGTTGTAGCAAACATAAGTACTGTGTGAtcattttgttatgactgaATCCTGACTGTGATGATATACAGAACAACAACATGACCTTGAATGTTATATTACTTAAACATTCAGGATGTAATGATGCGATCAACTCAAGGTGCGATATGATTCACAATTAAGTATAGTAATGgcatcctgtacggcacatcatccaaagttCTCCATGAAAtgaactctgctgcacgcctcctcacctgcacctgCTCCCgggaccacatcacccccgtcctccaacatcttaatttgctccccgtcccctaccacatacagtttaaaaccctcctcctcacccaaGAAGCCCTCCACCatcaggccccttcctacctcacacTCCTTCCCcgtaacctgcgttcctcaACCTCCTGTCTCAGCCTCTCagagaaccaagcaccgaaccttggggggacagagccttctccatagctgcccccaccctctggaactcactctcctcccatatccaaaactgctctgacccttcagcattcaaatctcttttaatttgtgattgtactgttgttttgtttgatctgtgttatttgttttttgcttgtattgatttaaacatttgtacattgtctttgagtttctgaaaagcgctatataaaataaatgtattattattattattacaagtaGGATTTTCTCAATATTTTATGAAGGGTGTAAGTAACCCAGTTCATTTTCTAACTTTTTAGGAGAGATTGTCTCTTAAACCTGTTAtgtgtagggatgcaccgatccaatcctggtatcggatatcggccagatGGGActagctagatcggatatcggtgacaaggggacgatatatagtgccgatccatatggcagatctattcatctcagttctatgcttttctgtgtttactacagccatgtgtgtctcctacgtcatcagcaccagccggtctgtgcatttttgcccggttgaattgtaattgtaatatctgttgatTATGGAGATTAAcccaccaaactgctggtacacatttataatctcttgaataatgatactgtcagtttaaaaatgtttattttattttggtttacaaagtcagaaaagcctgaagttgtcaaaacatgattctatcctcacattaaggaatagagattatTAAATTAACACCGGGATCGGAACGGCTAGTATctgtatcagcagataccaaagcccaggtatcgatatcgggtcctaaaaagtaggatcggtgcatccctagatatgttgatgcttttattttactttttttttttactgccttACATTTGGGTTCATTCATTTACtgctttgaaaacaaacatgcttttattctgaaaggacaTGAGGTACTTCCAATTAATGGTAAAGTTAAAGAAGTAGGGAACGATAAACAGTTAAAGTGTTGGACGCATCAGTGCCCTCTGTGGAGACAAACTCTGACGTTGTTGTAGTGTTGTCTgttacccctctctctctctctggtattGGGACACCATCATCCACTAGTTCATGGATAGATAGATGTTAGTCATATatgtatagaaataaaaaacttaAATGGAGGTCAAATCTTCAATCTTCTTTGTTGGGCGTCCCAGGTGTCATCTACGTGTAGGAAACAAACACTGGCGGTTCATCCTCAGCTGTAAAATCGTACCCTGCTGTCGCTGCCATGTCTGTACGCCTCTGTTCTACTACAGACTGAAGAGACATACTGACGTCCAACAAGAGAAGTCAAACGCAGGCAGCACCCTCTGCTGTCTATAAAAGGATAtcatattcatttttcatctctccGATTTGAATCGTCTCTTATGTGTACAGACTTTTTAACTGTCTCTCGTGGTACTGTTCCATCCCTGAAACTTAACATACAAACTAAGGGTGGGTGGATCGATCTCAAAATATTGATACAACAGTGCTACGACTTGTTTTTGAAGATCGATTCTAGTGCCAATATCGATTCTAGTGCCAATATCTATATCGTTCCCTTGAACACACTTAGTTCATGCACTCCTTGcttctccactgctgctgtcctgTGTGCTCAAACAACGGACAAACACGTAACACCACCAATttgttaaaacatataaaaatccacgtcaaagagaactctgagtttcaagagaaaagaagggtggaggagggaaatgctTCAGGCAGAGTATTTGTTGTTTGCATataaaaactgtcctgtgttttaacACGCATGTAATACATCAAAGTACAtaagatacttttaataatAGAAAGTATCAGTATTAGTATTGATATTGGCGATTCTGGACAAATATGTCTGTACATCTCACCTGATATTTGGGTGCGTTGTTACACTGTGGGAAGTTTCCGTTGACCTCCCCGTTGTGGAGCAGGTTGTTGTCCACCAGGTTCCAGCCCCAGCTCTGGTCGTCGCTGCCAAGCAAAGCTACATAACCCTGACACTGCATGGCCGCCCGCTTCGTAGCAATGCCTATCACCGCCACTGTCCCCAGAGGACCCTCCCACCAGATCTCCCAGGCATGCCTCCCCTCCGAGAAGCCGATCTTTCCTCGGGCTCCGTCCGTGCTCTGGGCGATGGGGTTGCGATGGAGGGTGAAGCCGTTCTTCTTCACGTAAACATTGCGGGAGCAGTCATGGGAGCTAAGAGCATGCTGGTAGGCCTTCAGCTGGagagaatgagaggagagagacactgCTGTAGTAAACAGTTATGACTAAATCTGTTCCACCAACAGACTGTAGTGGACTAAGATGACGTAATGTCATTTTTATCAACAATGTGGCAGCCTTAGGTTTGTTGTGGCCATCtcaatctttgttttaaagaccAAAGTGGCCACGTTTGGGTTAAAGGATGGCTATGCATTAATGTCCCTCCCTTCTACAACACAGGTTCCCATGGTAGCAATTAATCTGGCAGTGGATACTTTATAACTGCCTGTGATTGACAAGTGGCTGCcttggtgatgtcacggatgTCTTGTTCAGTGTTTGGTTCCTTTAAGACTTTGACATACATTTGTACGCCACTTTTTCCAAATAATTAATACCCCAATTTATGTCAGATACATTCAGCCACAGGTCTGTAAAACTAACCAAGATAATCCCAGGATTTACTAATCCCCATCTCCTCTACAGCTCTTTCctcttgtccaaatatggtcccTTCCTGTTCTAAGAGTTCAAGATAGTGTTATGGAAAATAAGAAATGGTTTCATGAAACCAGTTCCCCTAATACTAAACCCACTTTTATTTATGgtgcacagtttttttttgtctaggGTCTTGTGTGGGTTTAATTGTGTGGGTTCTAACACTTCCCCACCAAACTCCATTAGATAATCTGACAATTCTTCTTCTAAAGAAGACTGGGTATGGTTTTGTCCTGCAGAACTGTCACTCGTGGATCTATCCTGCAGATCCACTTCCTGACATGCATCTCCTGAGGAGCACTGAATATGCAGATGTCCGACCTCAGTTTGTCATCAATCACAGTCTATATAATGGTGGATCTACCTTTCCTCTGTAGGTGGGCAGGTTGCACAGGATGTCAGATCGCATAGCTTCATCGCTGAGGTACCGGGCAGAGAGGCTGCGCCACACCTCGCTGTTTTCATCTGCCAGGATGTTGTTCCAGTGCCAGCAGACCAGCGTGCACGCATTCAGGTCGGCCAGCTCCAGGTATGAGAAGACATGCTCCAGGACCCGAGCTGGCAGTCTCCCCGCCACCCCTGCGCCTCCTCCGGCTGCAGCTGTATATGGAGAACCGGCGGAGCTGCAACTGGCTGCCGCGGCTGCGCCCAGACAGGAGGAGCCTCCCCCTACGACGGCCGCTGCAGACATTTCACCCCCTCTGTTTACCGAGCACACCGCCAGAGTGGATAGTTTAACCTAAAAGCCTTCAATGGGTCCTAACAAACGTGAAACGACAACATTGTGGCTTTACAATCACCTGCAGAACGCACTGAAATCACAACAGCAGGGACCCGACTCTTCCCACTTCAATGGCTGAATGGAAGCGATGCGTCAAGGTCCTGGAAGATTAAAGAAACACTCAATATTCAGCTTCTAAAGTACTGTGATCATTAATCTGCATTACTAGTGGTCACAAACAAATGATTTATTAATCAGCTGAATATAGTTTTTATGACTTATTATATTGAAGGAATCTCTTGTCACGGTTAAATATCTGTTATTAGCAGCCAGGACCTTAAGACAGACATCATAATGAGCTCATAGCTGGTGTTAGCAGGATTCGGTGTATGCACGGTACACTGAATGCTAAAGTATATAAACTGTATGACttatatacaataaaataacCATTATCAATTAATACCCcccatacatttatttttattttaggttTGCAAAGCTTTGTCTCAGCCCCTTCAATCTGTAGCTGCGGCGCAACACACATGGAAGCCCATTTAGGcctatctcataattatgacttagtatctcattattatgacttgacttttttttaatattacttttcccaaaattattattatttttttcactttttccgaaaacttattttatttttatttttattttttaaactggcGGAAACAGGCTTCCATACTTTTCGTCTGCAGTAAAAAATAATCTACAGTAAAAAAGATTGCGCAACAGtataatataaatacatttttaaacgtGTATTCGTTTTTAAATATACCAGAAATAAATTacacactgtttttaaaataatactaaattGCCAGTGACAGTTAATATTCGCAGACCACGTGACATCACCCGGAAGTGACGCGGAGTACTCAAAAGAGTTCAGTGAAGCATCTGGGAGCAAAACACCAGCTAGCTATATTCCActaaagagagcagagagcagagagcagaggagactaCCAGCTGGaggaaatacacaaatacacagtgAGTGCTTGTTTGAGTTGTATATATAATCcaggcggtgtgtgtgtgtgttatatctGTGGTGTTCCCGGGACAGgctgtgctgctgcagctgtctgtctctctgtgtgtgtgtgtgcgtgtgttttggGTTAGTATGTGTTGGTGAATGTGCCCCGGCTGTGTGGCCCTGTCTGTCCGGGGACACAGTCCAGCGGTGCAGCGCGGTCAGACAGGTGAGCAGCAGGTGAGTCTGGAGGCATGAGGAGCTTCTTGCTCGGCTTTAACAGAAGGATGCGATTCTTCTGATGCTAAAGCTAGTGGATGATAACAAAGCCCCGCTCCGATCACCTGTCTGACACTCTGTTCCTAACAGGATGCCATCTTTATTTCAGCAGGCtgcatgtcacctttaagaaaacacaCGAACACCTCACTCAGATTAGATGTAAACAATGCTGTTTATCTATTTTAGTACAGTATATACTTACTGAACTGGAGCTTCTTTCTGTTTATCCTTCAATACGTACATACCTGATGGAATCCGATACCAAGAT
This is a stretch of genomic DNA from Notolabrus celidotus isolate fNotCel1 chromosome 17, fNotCel1.pri, whole genome shotgun sequence. It encodes these proteins:
- the fbxo45 gene encoding F-box/SPRY domain-containing protein 1, which codes for MSAAAVVGGGSSCLGAAAAASCSSAGSPYTAAAGGGAGVAGRLPARVLEHVFSYLELADLNACTLVCWHWNNILADENSEVWRSLSARYLSDEAMRSDILCNLPTYRGKLKAYQHALSSHDCSRNVYVKKNGFTLHRNPIAQSTDGARGKIGFSEGRHAWEIWWEGPLGTVAVIGIATKRAAMQCQGYVALLGSDDQSWGWNLVDNNLLHNGEVNGNFPQCNNAPKYQIGERIRVILDMDDKTLAFERGFEFLGIAFRGLPKACLYPAVSAVYGNTEVTMVYLGNPLDG